CGCGCTTTGCGGAAGGCGAAAGTCACGACCTTTGCGAAAAAGAGGAGGCCGTTCCCGGTCATGCGGTCCGGGAACGGCCGTGCCTTTGGAAGTCGGGGCGCGATCAACCGCGCATTTCAAAGTGCTCGTGCACCTTGTCGTAATCCATGACGTTGCAGGAAATGTCCTTGATTTCCGGCAGAGGGGCTTCGGTTTTGAGGCGTTCGCGAAACGCCGCGTAGGCTTCGGCTTCTCCCTGGATCAGGATTTCGGCCTTGTTGCCTTCGATGTTGCGAATCCAGCCCGTCAGATTCAGTTCCTGAGCCGTGGCCAGAGCCCATGACTGGAAGTTGCCTCCGGTCACCTTGCCTTCAATTACGCATCTGTAGCTCTTCTTCATTGCGCACCTCCGGGTGTGATTATCCAAGGTTACAATAGTGTACGGAATATCGTCGCGCATGAAAAGGGGCGAAGGGAAAAACCTTTCAGCCCCGGGCGTCCGGAAGGTCCGGCGTGTCGAACGCGGCGATGTCCTTGAGAAACTTCTTCCTGCGCCGTGCCACGGCAGCGGTATCGGTCATGATCATGTCCAGTTGCCGGGTGTGGGTGATCAGGTAGCCCAGCACCTTGAGCCGGTGTTCCATGATCGGCTGTTCGAATCCCTCGATGCGGGCGGCGAGGTTGTCGCCCCGTACCCGGGTCCGGAAGTCGAATTCCTCCAGCAGGTCGGCCACGAAGCGGGCCCGCAGGATGCGGCGCTCCTGATTCGCGGCTCCGCCCTTGAACTGGAAGCTCGCGTAGTTTTCGCTGTCCCGCTCGTCCACAAGGGCTTCGGCCCCGCAGAAGTGGAAGCCGAACCGCGACTGGAGGCTGCAATAGTTGCGCGAAATGAGGAAATAGTTCTTCTGGGCAAACTGCGAGGACTGGGTCGGCTCCAGATTCGGGTTCATGGTCGCCTCGAACATGACGGACATGAGGCCCCGTCCGTGAATGGGCGGCGGTCCCTCCCACGGAACGGCCTGCATACCGGCCCACAGGGCGCGCATGGGAATGGATTCCACGTGTTCGATCAGCACGCAACGGTCCGGGCGTTGCCTGCCTTCGTCGCTGATGCCGTCGTCCAGATTCAGTACCCAGAACTGCTTGGGCACGTTGCAGATGAGTTGGCGCGACGCGGTCTGGAGAAAGTCGGTTTCCGTGCCGAATTCGAACATTTCGCGCACCGCCATTTCATGGCAGAAACGCATGATGTCGTGAAACGTCCGGCAGTTGCGGGGGCGAAAGTCGGGAGAATCCGGGTCCAGCAGATTCAGGCGCACGATGTGTCGGGCCGCGCCGCGCAGGGCTGCCTGCACCGGGCTGCCGCGCATGAGTTTCTTGACCGGCTTTTCCTGAAGCAGCGGTTCCACTGCTCCGGCGTACACGGCGTGGGAATCCGCATCCACGGTCACGATGCTGCGGTTTTGCAGGCCGTCCAGCGCGCCCTTGACCCCGAACAGGGCCGGGACTCCGAATTCGCGTGCAACGTTGGCGAGGTGACCGGCAATGCCGCCCTGTTCCGCCACGACCGCGCTGCACCGGGACAGGAGTGCGGCCCGACTGGGCAGGGACTGGCGAAGCACCATGATGCCGCCGTCCGGAAACGTGATGGCGTCCGCGTCCTTGCGGATCACGTGCACCGGCCCTACGCCCACGCCCGGGCTGGCCGTGCTCCCGCCTCGAAAGAGCGGCTCGGGCAGGTCCGTGGGATGCGGCAGCTGCCCTTCGTGTTCCTCCATGAGCAGCAGGGGGCGGCACTGGAGCAGGGTGAAGGTGTTGTCACTGGTAATGGCCCATTCCACGTCCTGCGGCGTGCCGAAATATTCCTCGATGGCCACGGCGTTGCGCGCCACCTCGATGGTCTGTTCCGGGGTCAGGGAGGGCTTGTCCCGTCTGCCGTTCTGCACTTCGATCCGGCAGGTTCCCTTTTCCTGGTCGCACACGAATTTTTCCGCCTTGTCCGCGATGTGCTGCTCCTCAAGGGAAAAGGGGGAGCGGCTTACGATGAACATGTCGGTTTCGGCCGACCCGTCCACCACAGGTTTTGGCAGTCCCCATACCGAGTGGATGGACACCCGTGTGTCGTGCGAATGCACCGGGCTGGACGAATAGGCCACGCCACTGGATTCCGCCGGAACCATGGCAAGACAGCCCACGCACATGGCCACGTCCTCGTCCTTGATGCCCCGGCTGATGCGGTAGGCCGTGGCCTGTACCGAATACTTCGAGGCCACCACTTCCTTGTAGGCGGAAAGCAGGGCCTCGCGTTCCACGTTGAGGATGGAGCGGTACTGGCCCGCAAAGGTCGAACCCTCCAGATCCTCGCCCAGAGCCGAGGACCTTACGGCCACGCGCACGTCGTCGCCCTCGATTTCCCGCAGGATGTCGTGGGCCGCCAGAATGGCTTCCTCCAGCTCCGGGGGCATGGGCGTGGACATGATGAGCTGCATGACCCGGGACGAGGTGCTGAACACTGCGGCCCGGTCATCCGGGTCCGTGGCCTGAAGCAGGCGGTTGACCTCCTCCTTCAGGTCGCCGTGGGAAATGAAGCGGCGGTAGGCTGCGGCAGTGATCACGAAACCCGTGGGCACCTTGAGCCCGAGCTTGTTCTTGGCCTCGCCAAGCATGGCCATCTTGGATCCGGCCATGTCGGCCTGATCCCGGCTCAGGTCGCGGATGCGGAGCACCAGCGCCCCCTGTCCGGAATACTGCTTTGGCTGGATGTGCGGATTGATCTGCTGCTGGATGTCCTTGAATCTCGGGTAGAGGTTTTCGTACTTGCCGGGCGCGAGCTGATCCAGATTGCGGATCATCTGGAACACGGCCGTGGAGATGCGGGTGCACAGGGCGCGAACGTAATGCATGCCGTAGGGCCGAATGCCCCGGAGTGCCTCCTCCAGTTCCGCGATGAGTTCGTGGGTTCTGGTGTTGGCCTTGAGCAGCAGCTTGAAATGATTGTAGCGGGCCGCGAACAGACGCTTGAGTTCCGCAAGCTCCTCCCGGGTCTTTTCCTTCTCGGCCTTTCTGCCAAGGGAAAACCACTTGCGAATGTTCATCTGACGCGGCCCGCTTTTGATTCAGGGTTATGCCTTCTGGCTACATTTCCTTCTTCTTGCCCGCCTTCATCTCCAGACCAAGGCCGTCGAAGATGAAGAATATGGAGTAGCCCCACCACATGGTGTAGATCACGTAGAATACCAGTGCGAAGACGATGATCCAGACGTTTTCGGTCACGTCCTGGGCATCGATTCCGTAGTAGTTGTATCCTACTTCAATGGCGCGGGAAACCACATACTTGGAAATGAAGGTGGCCGGGGCAAACACCTTCTGGTGGTCCAGAGCCAGCTTGACTTCCTTCATGATCTTCCACCACACGTACATGGCTTCACGGGGCTCCATGCCGTACTTGGCGGACAAGGCGTCGCCTTCGTTCTTGAACATGGCGTCCGAGTCGTTCACGACCTTCTGCATCAGGTCGCCGAGGTCGCCGGAGACCTTGAGCCCGGCTTCGCCCGAAGCCACGTTCAGGCCGTTGGCCTGAAGAACTGCGGCGGCATAGGGGATCATCTTGGCATCATGTTCGAAGATCGAGACTTCGAACGCCTTGCCTTCGAACTTTTTCGTACCTTCCATCACCTGCGGGATGTAGTAGGTCGATCCCTTGGAGATGGAGTTGAACAGGGCATCCGAGGCGTGGAATGCGTTCTGACCGCCGAAGTTCGGGGTGAACATGTAGGCAAGGACCACGAAGAACGCGATACCCAGCACCATTCCCTTGGTGAATTCCTTCTTCTTGCGCAACATGGTTTATTCCTCCCTCAGCTGCTTGGCCTTGCCAAAGAACGTGCCCAGGACCCATACGGCGAATATGCCGATGACCAGGAAAAACAGCCAGTTGCCTATCTGTGCCAGAAATCCGGCCAACCCTGGGTCAATGGAGATCATCTTCATGTCTCCGAGCTTGCCGGGCAGGGCGAACAGCCTGTTCACGAAGCCGGACAGAATGGCCAGGGCGTAGAAGCCGCGGATGTAGATGCCGGGCACCATCTTGGTGACCAGTGCGCCGACCTGAATGCCCACGAGGGAGCCGAGCAGCATGCCCATGGCCAGGGTGTAGAAGATGAAGCCGTAGATCGCATACTGGGAAACAGCCGCGAAACCGGCGGTGAAGATGATCTGGAGAATGTCGGTGCCTACCGTGGTGAACGAGGACACGCCCAGAATGTACACGAACATGGGGAAGGTCAGGAAGCCGCCGCCCACGCCCATGATGGCGGCCATGAAGCCCACGATGGAGCCGCATGCGGCCACGAACCAGCCCGAGATGGACTTGCCGCCCGGGACCAGATCTTCATCAAAGGTGATCATGGGAGGAATCTTCGCGGCCTGAAGCTTGGCCGGCAGACCGACCGAGGCATCGCCGCCGCCACCGTGCGCATCACCACCGCCCGCCTTCCTGAGACGCAGGAAGTCGATCAGCGAATATGTGCCCAGAAAGCCCAGCAGCACCACGTAGATCACGGAAATGAAAGTGTCCGAGGCCACGGGGTTGGATTCGTAGATCATGCGGTTGAGCAC
Above is a window of Pseudodesulfovibrio tunisiensis DNA encoding:
- a CDS encoding acylphosphatase, whose product is MKKSYRCVIEGKVTGGNFQSWALATAQELNLTGWIRNIEGNKAEILIQGEAEAYAAFRERLKTEAPLPEIKDISCNVMDYDKVHEHFEMRG
- a CDS encoding PEP/pyruvate-binding domain-containing protein, whose translation is MNIRKWFSLGRKAEKEKTREELAELKRLFAARYNHFKLLLKANTRTHELIAELEEALRGIRPYGMHYVRALCTRISTAVFQMIRNLDQLAPGKYENLYPRFKDIQQQINPHIQPKQYSGQGALVLRIRDLSRDQADMAGSKMAMLGEAKNKLGLKVPTGFVITAAAYRRFISHGDLKEEVNRLLQATDPDDRAAVFSTSSRVMQLIMSTPMPPELEEAILAAHDILREIEGDDVRVAVRSSALGEDLEGSTFAGQYRSILNVEREALLSAYKEVVASKYSVQATAYRISRGIKDEDVAMCVGCLAMVPAESSGVAYSSSPVHSHDTRVSIHSVWGLPKPVVDGSAETDMFIVSRSPFSLEEQHIADKAEKFVCDQEKGTCRIEVQNGRRDKPSLTPEQTIEVARNAVAIEEYFGTPQDVEWAITSDNTFTLLQCRPLLLMEEHEGQLPHPTDLPEPLFRGGSTASPGVGVGPVHVIRKDADAITFPDGGIMVLRQSLPSRAALLSRCSAVVAEQGGIAGHLANVAREFGVPALFGVKGALDGLQNRSIVTVDADSHAVYAGAVEPLLQEKPVKKLMRGSPVQAALRGAARHIVRLNLLDPDSPDFRPRNCRTFHDIMRFCHEMAVREMFEFGTETDFLQTASRQLICNVPKQFWVLNLDDGISDEGRQRPDRCVLIEHVESIPMRALWAGMQAVPWEGPPPIHGRGLMSVMFEATMNPNLEPTQSSQFAQKNYFLISRNYCSLQSRFGFHFCGAEALVDERDSENYASFQFKGGAANQERRILRARFVADLLEEFDFRTRVRGDNLAARIEGFEQPIMEHRLKVLGYLITHTRQLDMIMTDTAAVARRRKKFLKDIAAFDTPDLPDARG